A window from Plodia interpunctella isolate USDA-ARS_2022_Savannah chromosome 2, ilPloInte3.2, whole genome shotgun sequence encodes these proteins:
- the LOC128676400 gene encoding seroin-like: MASAVLLITVFVAVVNAGYVWVDEEDDAPPGYKRMYVPPIMQPPPLPGFGNLPPLPQPPPLYVRDFSQPFEHFHPFPQFVPINIPSPADIKNIKSEPGKVFNGVSVKSVSGFGEDEDGKPIRTGGTTIVVNENGEVKETKVGKNPPNIEDPIVFPSFPDPVNFKPFVFKPIKFKPITFKPIDLDYKPKEGENYVATFQSKHSESSNINGVESNSGGSTGILNVNGETEKEAVEFRNDPKNGNARDESEE; the protein is encoded by the exons ctGGATATGTGTGGGTCGACGAAGAGGACGACGCACCACCTGG atacAAAAGG ATGTATGTTCCTCCCATAATGCAACCCCCTCCATTGCCTGGTTTTGGAAACCTGCCACCTCTTCCCCAACCCCCTCCACTATACGTCAGAGATTTCAGCCAACCTTTCGAACATTTCCACCCTTTCCCCCAATTTGTTCCTATAAACATACCATCCCCTGctgatatcaaaaatataaaatcagaGCCAGGGAAAGTCTTCAATGGAGTGTCTGTTAAGTCTGTCAGTGGTTTTGGTGAAGACGAAGACGGAAAACCTATTAGAACAGGTGGTACTACTATTGTTGTCAACGAAAATGGAGAGGTGAAAGAGACCAAAG TTGGGAAGAATCCACCAAATATAGAAGACCCAATCGT CTTCCCATCG TTTCCCGATCCAGTAAACTTCAAGCCGTTTGTCTTCAAACCGATAAAATTCAAACCAATCACGTTCAAGCCTATAGACCTGGACTACAAACCGAAAGAAGGCGAGAACTATGTAGCAACATTCCAATCTAAACACAGCGAATCATCAAACATCAATGGCGTAGAGAGTAACAGTGGAGGTAGCACCGGTATATTAAACGTTAATGGCGAAACTGAAAAAGAAGCGGTGGAATTCAGAAATGATCCGAAGAATGGGAATGCCAGAGATGAAAGCGAAGAATAA
- the LOC128676421 gene encoding uncharacterized protein LOC128676421 — protein MTNFSVVVVLAAFVCALNANPTNFGSGGLDTSFDDAWEKLSISTPKPLTEQDIENLRPSNDTVVQGQSHYTSKHVETKNGVITNEESDTKDVTNDNGNVSKHETKN, from the exons ATGACTAATTTCTCCGTTGTGGTTGTACTAGCTGCTTTCGTCTGTGCTTTGAATG cAAATCCGACAAATTTTGGATCAGGCGGCCTCGATACAAGTTTTGA CGATGCGTGGGAAAAGCTGTCAATTTCAACTCCA aAACCTTTGACTGAGCAGGATATTGAAAACTTACGTCCTTCTAATGACACGGTGGTCCAGGGCCAATCTCATTATACTTCGAAACACGTCGAAACCAAAAACGGGGTAATAACAAATGAGGAGTCTGACACGAAAGACGTAACAAATGACAATGGGAATGTTAGTAAACATGAAACCAAAAATTAA
- the LOC128676430 gene encoding uncharacterized protein LOC128676430 gives MRNLALVLLVAFFFSFDNGNVMAQSELFRLTIPEIPTIEIPKFIPIEIPQLNPEAMKEEIQNYMPKNGSNYRGIYVDTYSNGQNTTTTVIENSNGNVTVFSIPN, from the exons atgaGAAATCTTGCATTAGTTCTTTTGGTCGCTTTTTTCTTCAGCTTTGACaacg gAAACGTCATGGCTCAGTCAGAATTGTTTCG GTTGACAATTCCTGAGATTCCGACGATCGAAATACCAAAATTTATCCCTATCGAAATT cCACAATTAAATCCAGAAGCTATGAAAGAGGAGATCCAGAATTACATGCCCAAAAATGGAAGCAATTATAGGGGTATCTATGTCGATACCTACTCAAATGGACAGAACACAACCACTACAGTCATAGAGAACAGTAACGGAAACGTCACTGTATTCAGTATTCCAAATTGA
- the LOC128676406 gene encoding uncharacterized protein LOC128676406: MRNLASVILIVAFISSQKVNVMAQFGLLGRLMGPRLPPIVMAPPMMRPPVVYATPPPPVVVAPPAARPAAFPPAIVNVVSDSDRARVDAPPGAVVNSV, encoded by the exons ATGAGAAATCTTGCATCCGTAATTTTGATTGTTGCTTTCATCAGCTCTCAGAAAG TAAACGTCATGGCACAATTTGGTTTATTAGGGCGACTAATGGG GCCCAGACTACCACCAATCGTGATG gcaCCCCCAATGATGCGACCCCCAGTAGTATATGCAACACCTCCCCCGCCAGTGGTCGTTGCACCCCCGGCGGCCCGCCCCGCCGCGTTCCCGCCAGCGATTGTCAACGTTGTTTCTGATTCTGACCGTGCCAGGGTGGACGCACCACCCGGAGCCGTTGTAAATTCAGTATAA